A region of Burkholderia lata DNA encodes the following proteins:
- a CDS encoding aldehyde dehydrogenase — protein MLNESLATTDHAPLRRYEHLYIDGAWVKPIDGELAESIDPATGQPWAIAPMGGPQDIDRAVEAARTAFHGTWRSTPGHVRAALLRRLADLFSAAIPELAIIESRDNGNLVREHRASLTAQVQWYQWFASLADKAQGATIPIDDSVHAFTTRVPIGVVGAIIPWNAPLLATCLKVGAALAAGCTVVVKPAEQTPVSALELARLVHEAGFPPGVFNVVPGYGRTAGAHLVKHPDVNKISFTGASQTAKHMVRDGADNLKRFTFELGGKAPHILFADADLDNAINAATASAWRLTGQSCALGSRVLVERPIYDRVVEAFRTRAKAVRVGLPSIDSNHMGPQSHETQLAKTLSYVDAGKQDGAELVTGGRRITTPELAAGYFVEPTVFAGVTNQMRIAREEIFGPIASLIPFDGEDEAIAIANDTPYGLTAGLWTRDVGRAHRVSNRIDAGMVWVNTYSFLRWSTPYGGFKASGWGRENGIDALDPYLETRTTVISTTGQFPNLYED, from the coding sequence ATGTTGAATGAATCGCTCGCCACGACAGATCATGCGCCGCTCAGGCGCTACGAACATCTGTACATCGACGGTGCGTGGGTCAAGCCGATCGACGGCGAACTGGCCGAGAGCATCGATCCGGCGACCGGCCAGCCCTGGGCAATCGCGCCGATGGGCGGGCCGCAGGACATCGATCGAGCGGTCGAAGCGGCACGCACTGCGTTCCACGGCACCTGGCGCAGCACGCCGGGGCATGTCCGCGCGGCACTGCTGCGCCGCCTGGCGGATCTGTTCAGCGCGGCAATCCCCGAGCTGGCGATCATCGAATCACGCGACAACGGCAATCTCGTCCGCGAACATCGCGCGAGCCTCACCGCGCAAGTGCAGTGGTACCAGTGGTTCGCATCGCTCGCGGACAAGGCGCAAGGCGCGACCATCCCGATCGACGACAGTGTCCATGCGTTTACGACGCGCGTCCCGATCGGCGTCGTGGGCGCGATCATTCCGTGGAACGCGCCGCTTCTCGCCACCTGCCTCAAAGTCGGTGCGGCGCTCGCGGCCGGTTGCACCGTCGTCGTGAAGCCCGCCGAGCAGACCCCCGTGTCGGCACTCGAGCTCGCACGGCTGGTTCACGAAGCAGGCTTTCCGCCGGGCGTGTTCAACGTGGTACCCGGCTATGGGCGTACCGCCGGCGCGCATCTGGTCAAGCATCCCGACGTCAACAAGATCTCGTTCACGGGCGCCAGCCAGACGGCGAAGCATATGGTGCGCGACGGGGCCGACAACCTGAAGCGCTTCACGTTCGAACTCGGCGGCAAGGCGCCGCATATCCTCTTCGCGGATGCCGATCTCGACAACGCGATCAACGCCGCCACCGCATCGGCCTGGCGGCTCACCGGCCAGAGCTGCGCGCTCGGCTCGCGCGTGCTGGTCGAGCGGCCGATCTACGATCGCGTCGTCGAAGCGTTCCGAACCCGCGCGAAAGCGGTACGCGTCGGCCTGCCGTCGATCGACTCGAACCACATGGGTCCGCAGTCGCATGAAACGCAGCTGGCCAAGACGCTGTCTTACGTCGACGCCGGCAAGCAGGACGGCGCCGAGCTGGTTACCGGCGGCCGGCGGATCACGACGCCGGAGCTTGCCGCGGGCTATTTCGTCGAGCCGACGGTGTTCGCGGGCGTGACCAACCAGATGCGGATCGCACGCGAGGAAATCTTCGGGCCGATCGCCTCGCTGATTCCGTTCGACGGCGAGGACGAGGCCATCGCGATCGCGAACGACACGCCGTACGGGCTGACCGCGGGCCTCTGGACGCGCGACGTCGGACGGGCGCATCGCGTATCGAACCGCATCGACGCCGGCATGGTCTGGGTCAACACCTACTCGTTCCTGCGCTGGTCGACGCCTTACGGCGGGTTCAAGGCCAGCGGCTGGGGGCGTGAGAACGGCATCGACGCGCTCGATCCGTATCTGGAAACGCGGACCACCGTGATCAGTACGACGGGGCAGTTTCCGAATCTGTACGAGGATTGA
- a CDS encoding SDR family NAD(P)-dependent oxidoreductase, whose translation MQITLNGKVAVVTGAAQGIGRAIAKQLAESGADVVVNDIDEQRIAAAVAAIKAEIPGAKVRGAAADLSTAAGCDRLVTQVPDCDILVNNAAIFETADFFDIPDAAWQRYFDVNLMSGIRLSRAYLPAMGKRDWGRVVFISSECGISTPPDMLHYTMTKTALLGISRGLAKRMAGTGVTVNAVLPGPTLSEGVQTFLEAEIRRTGKTIEEQGAELVNALRPSSITRRFQSVDEVANLVLYTCSPLASATTGAALRADGGVADTPI comes from the coding sequence ATGCAGATAACGTTGAACGGCAAGGTTGCCGTCGTGACCGGCGCAGCCCAGGGCATCGGCCGCGCCATTGCGAAGCAGCTCGCGGAATCCGGTGCCGACGTCGTCGTGAACGACATCGACGAGCAGCGGATCGCGGCGGCCGTCGCGGCCATCAAGGCCGAGATTCCCGGTGCGAAGGTGCGCGGCGCGGCGGCCGATCTTTCAACCGCTGCCGGCTGCGACCGGCTCGTCACGCAAGTGCCCGACTGCGACATCCTCGTCAACAACGCGGCCATTTTCGAAACCGCCGATTTCTTCGACATTCCGGACGCCGCCTGGCAACGGTATTTCGACGTCAACCTGATGTCCGGCATCCGTCTGTCGCGCGCCTACCTGCCGGCGATGGGCAAACGCGACTGGGGCCGCGTCGTGTTCATCAGTTCCGAGTGCGGGATCAGCACGCCGCCCGACATGCTGCATTACACGATGACCAAGACCGCGCTGCTCGGCATCTCGCGCGGCCTCGCGAAGCGCATGGCCGGCACGGGCGTCACGGTGAACGCGGTGCTGCCGGGGCCGACGTTGAGCGAAGGCGTCCAGACCTTCCTCGAAGCGGAGATCCGTCGCACCGGCAAGACCATCGAGGAACAGGGCGCGGAGCTGGTCAATGCGCTGCGCCCGTCCTCGATCACGCGTCGCTTCCAGTCGGTCGACGAAGTGGCCAACCTCGTGCTCTACACCTGCTCTCCGCTCGCGTCGGCCACCACGGGCGCGGCCTTGCGCGCGGACGGCGGCGTGGCCGACACGCCCATCTGA
- a CDS encoding MmgE/PrpD family protein, which yields MKFERGAVASAPVSTDVTATIAAHVAQVANGHLSAADTEALRRLFLDNFIVSQWGVTRPWTGQIAEWTRRFANTGASPVPGCEWTAEASVAALVHGTASHSYELDDTHNATLSHPGAAVIPAALAVAADIDASQAQLFRAVAAGYEAMALVGIAAGGLETVHRGFHPTAIFGTFGAATACAALYAFQRGEPVTDALLIRAWGHALSQASGSMQFSAEASGGEVKRVHAGFAARNGVLAAAFAQMDAVTAPRLAVEGVYGLAALFGGPLQAVVPSARLQIHEISFKPYACCRLFHSTIDALGELTDNFSVPTAGLREIVISGPQLIADQHMLARPTSTMAAQYSCPYIVGATLAYGPYRYDVYDDAFLDDPQIRRIAGLVRFELSEALTQYYPTRFATGAAIRFEDGAARSAIVIDSVGTPARPLTVDQILAKGDGLASRAPASAATGTQLAALLWDDAQGSRALAQAFARASHEAGRQWRQS from the coding sequence ATGAAGTTCGAGCGCGGCGCCGTTGCGTCGGCCCCCGTATCAACCGACGTCACCGCAACGATCGCCGCCCATGTCGCGCAGGTTGCGAACGGGCACCTGAGCGCCGCCGACACGGAAGCGTTGCGCCGGCTATTCCTCGACAACTTCATCGTGTCGCAATGGGGTGTGACCCGGCCGTGGACCGGCCAGATCGCGGAGTGGACGCGCCGCTTCGCGAACACCGGCGCGAGTCCCGTGCCGGGTTGCGAATGGACAGCAGAGGCGTCCGTTGCTGCATTGGTTCATGGCACGGCATCGCACAGCTACGAACTCGACGATACGCATAACGCGACGCTGAGCCATCCGGGCGCGGCCGTCATTCCCGCAGCACTCGCCGTGGCGGCGGACATCGACGCGTCGCAGGCACAGTTGTTCCGTGCTGTGGCAGCGGGCTACGAGGCGATGGCGCTGGTCGGCATCGCGGCGGGCGGCCTCGAGACCGTGCATCGCGGTTTCCACCCGACGGCGATCTTCGGGACATTCGGCGCCGCCACGGCGTGCGCGGCGCTGTACGCCTTTCAACGCGGCGAGCCGGTGACCGATGCGTTGCTGATTCGCGCATGGGGCCACGCGCTGTCGCAGGCGAGCGGATCGATGCAGTTTTCCGCGGAAGCATCCGGCGGCGAGGTGAAGCGGGTTCATGCGGGCTTCGCGGCGCGTAACGGCGTACTGGCCGCGGCGTTCGCGCAGATGGATGCGGTCACGGCACCGCGGCTCGCGGTCGAAGGCGTCTACGGGTTGGCTGCGTTGTTCGGTGGCCCGCTGCAAGCGGTCGTGCCGTCGGCGCGGTTGCAGATCCACGAGATCAGCTTCAAGCCGTACGCGTGTTGCCGCCTGTTCCATTCGACCATCGACGCGCTTGGGGAGCTGACCGACAACTTCAGCGTGCCGACCGCCGGCCTGCGCGAGATCGTCATCAGCGGTCCGCAACTGATCGCCGATCAGCACATGCTCGCGCGGCCGACGTCGACGATGGCCGCGCAATACAGTTGTCCGTATATCGTGGGCGCGACGCTCGCTTATGGCCCGTATCGCTACGACGTCTACGACGATGCGTTTCTCGACGATCCGCAGATCCGGCGAATCGCGGGGCTCGTGCGCTTCGAACTCAGCGAAGCGCTGACGCAGTACTACCCGACGCGGTTTGCCACCGGCGCGGCGATTCGTTTCGAGGACGGCGCGGCACGCTCGGCGATCGTGATCGACAGCGTCGGCACACCTGCACGGCCGCTGACCGTCGACCAGATCCTCGCGAAGGGCGACGGCCTTGCATCGCGGGCCCCGGCATCGGCGGCCACCGGCACGCAACTGGCCGCGCTGCTGTGGGACGACGCCCAGGGCAGTCGCGCCCTGGCGCAGGCATTCGCCCGGGCGTCGCACGAGGCGGGCCGGCAATGGAGGCAATCATGA
- a CDS encoding DUF2889 domain-containing protein, with product MSIESTTPSTPDVTRKPLHARHIAFEAFRRSDGLFEVEGQVTDRKPQDFTPPSGLRVVPANEPIHDIGVRIVFDLDMIVRAVSTFIRAYPYRECPGGGESLQALVGLRIGAGWNGEVRKRLPPGDTCTHLREILMPLATAAIQAVNPLRSQALLDATDAGGKPLKIDSCYAYGASRELVMQRWPAFHRPVRD from the coding sequence ATGAGCATCGAGTCGACCACGCCATCGACGCCGGACGTGACCCGCAAGCCACTCCATGCGAGGCACATCGCGTTCGAGGCGTTCCGGCGCAGCGACGGCCTGTTCGAAGTCGAAGGGCAGGTCACGGATCGCAAGCCGCAAGACTTCACTCCGCCGAGCGGCCTGCGCGTGGTGCCGGCGAACGAGCCGATCCACGATATCGGCGTGCGGATCGTATTCGATCTCGACATGATCGTGCGAGCGGTCAGCACGTTCATTCGCGCGTACCCGTACCGCGAGTGTCCGGGTGGCGGCGAATCGCTGCAGGCGCTCGTCGGGCTGCGCATCGGCGCGGGCTGGAACGGCGAAGTACGCAAGCGCCTGCCGCCCGGCGACACCTGCACGCATCTGCGGGAAATCCTGATGCCGCTCGCGACGGCGGCCATTCAGGCCGTCAATCCGTTGCGCTCGCAAGCGTTGCTGGATGCGACCGATGCCGGCGGCAAGCCGCTCAAGATCGACAGTTGCTATGCGTACGGCGCGTCGCGGGAACTCGTGATGCAACGCTGGCCTGCGTTTCACCGGCCGGTGCGGGATTGA
- a CDS encoding AraC family transcriptional regulator, with translation MDPLSDILSLLKPGSQFHAGLDAAGAWSFAFPEYEGIKFAAVLQGGCWAIIDGVEAPIRFEKGDCFLLNRGRRIVLSTDLALEPQDSTAVMDAVAREGIAVHNGGGEVLLISGFFGFSDRYAAMPFDALPPLISTPRMSSQAEVLRWSLDQLTSELRDPQPGGALVSNHLMHLMLVQVLRLHLMTSPDGAADGWFMALSDRRIGAAIGAIHSNPAHHWTLEELARVAGLSRTIFAQRFKDLVGATTIHYLTRWRMLTAANRLRSGDDTIASIAFSLGYESESAFCTAFKRTMCCSPTQYRRQP, from the coding sequence ATGGACCCGCTATCGGACATTCTTTCGCTGCTGAAACCCGGTAGCCAGTTCCACGCCGGGCTCGACGCCGCCGGCGCGTGGTCGTTCGCGTTTCCCGAATACGAGGGCATCAAGTTCGCCGCCGTGCTGCAAGGCGGCTGCTGGGCGATCATCGACGGCGTGGAGGCGCCCATCCGCTTCGAGAAAGGGGATTGCTTCCTGCTGAACCGCGGGCGCCGGATCGTGTTGTCCACCGACCTCGCACTCGAACCGCAAGACTCGACGGCCGTGATGGACGCGGTTGCGCGCGAGGGCATCGCCGTTCATAACGGCGGCGGCGAAGTCCTGCTGATCAGCGGGTTCTTCGGGTTTTCCGACCGGTATGCCGCGATGCCGTTCGACGCGCTGCCGCCGCTCATCAGTACGCCCCGGATGTCCAGCCAGGCAGAGGTGCTGCGCTGGTCGCTCGACCAGTTGACCTCCGAGCTGCGCGATCCGCAGCCTGGCGGCGCACTGGTGTCGAATCACCTGATGCACCTGATGCTCGTGCAGGTGTTGCGGCTTCACCTGATGACGTCGCCTGACGGCGCGGCGGACGGATGGTTCATGGCGCTGTCCGACCGGCGTATCGGTGCGGCCATCGGCGCGATTCACTCGAATCCGGCACACCACTGGACGCTGGAGGAACTGGCGCGCGTCGCCGGGCTGTCGCGGACGATTTTCGCGCAACGCTTCAAGGACCTGGTGGGCGCCACGACGATCCATTACCTGACGCGCTGGCGCATGCTGACGGCGGCGAACCGGCTGCGCAGCGGCGACGACACCATTGCGTCGATTGCGTTCTCCCTCGGCTACGAATCGGAGAGCGCCTTTTGCACGGCATTCAAGCGAACGATGTGTTGTTCGCCGACGCAATATCGCCGGCAGCCGTAG
- a CDS encoding nuclear transport factor 2 family protein, which yields MASKDMSLEAKIGRLVDGHEITTLMSKYCHGIDKKDEAIFMSIWADDGVYELPRGQTSGIDGIRQLVHKVWREVPKCHHHITNPLIDIDGDRATAKTDVIYYRQTDDGVLQLLSGTYAFRFARIAGEWKTTYLKFASFDTVSPVFKENIGG from the coding sequence ATGGCAAGCAAGGATATGAGCCTCGAGGCGAAGATCGGTCGACTCGTCGACGGCCACGAGATCACGACGTTGATGTCGAAGTACTGCCACGGCATCGACAAGAAGGACGAAGCCATCTTCATGAGCATCTGGGCCGACGACGGCGTGTACGAACTGCCGCGCGGACAGACCAGCGGCATCGACGGGATTCGGCAACTCGTTCACAAGGTGTGGCGGGAAGTGCCGAAGTGCCACCACCACATCACCAATCCGCTGATCGATATCGACGGCGACCGCGCGACGGCGAAAACCGACGTGATCTATTACCGGCAAACCGACGACGGCGTGCTGCAACTGCTCTCGGGAACATACGCATTCCGGTTCGCGAGAATCGCCGGCGAGTGGAAGACGACCTATCTGAAGTTCGCGAGCTTCGACACGGTCAGCCCGGTCTTCAAGGAGAACATCGGCGGGTGA